The Tardiphaga alba genome includes a window with the following:
- the sufB gene encoding Fe-S cluster assembly protein SufB — MAAVQETIDQVRLIDVDQYRYGFETNIESELAPKGLSEDIVRYISAKKNEPEWMLEWRLEAYRRWLTMEEPKWARVDYPKIDFQDIHYYAAPKKKSIASLDEIDPEILKTYEKLGIPLREVAMLEGVEPQPGDENPERRKIAVDAVFDSVSVATTFQAELKKAGVIFMPISEAIREHPDLVKQYLGTVVPTSDNFYATLNSAVFSDGSFVYIPPGVKCPMELSTYFRINERNTGQFERTLIIADKGAYVSYLEGCTAPQRDENQLHAAVVELVTLDDAEIKYSTVQNWYPGNSEGKGGIYNFVTKRGDCRGKNSKISWTQVETGSAITWKYPSCILRGDNSRGEFYSIAISNGYQQVDSGTKMIHLGNNTTSRIISKGIAAGKSQNTYRGLVTANRKAKNARNFTACDSLLIGDQCGAHTVPYIEAKNSSALFEHEATTSKISEDVLFYCIQRGLSQEEAVGLVVNGFVKDVLQQLPMEFAVEAQKLISISLEGSVG; from the coding sequence AAAGAACGAGCCCGAGTGGATGCTGGAATGGCGCCTCGAGGCCTATCGCCGCTGGCTCACCATGGAAGAGCCCAAGTGGGCGCGCGTCGATTATCCGAAGATCGACTTCCAGGACATTCACTATTACGCAGCGCCGAAGAAGAAATCGATCGCCTCGCTGGACGAGATCGATCCCGAGATTCTCAAGACCTATGAGAAGCTTGGCATCCCACTTCGGGAAGTCGCAATGCTGGAAGGCGTCGAGCCGCAGCCGGGCGACGAGAATCCCGAGCGCCGCAAGATCGCCGTCGATGCCGTGTTCGATTCGGTCTCGGTCGCGACCACGTTTCAGGCCGAGTTGAAGAAGGCCGGCGTGATCTTCATGCCGATCTCGGAAGCCATCCGCGAACATCCCGATTTGGTGAAGCAGTATCTCGGCACGGTGGTCCCCACCTCCGACAACTTCTACGCCACGCTGAACTCGGCCGTGTTCTCCGACGGCTCCTTCGTCTACATCCCGCCGGGCGTGAAGTGCCCGATGGAGCTGTCAACCTATTTCCGTATCAATGAGCGCAACACCGGCCAGTTCGAGCGCACGCTGATCATCGCCGACAAGGGCGCCTACGTATCCTATCTCGAAGGCTGCACGGCGCCGCAGCGCGACGAGAACCAGCTGCACGCCGCCGTGGTCGAACTCGTCACCCTCGACGATGCCGAGATCAAATATTCGACGGTGCAGAACTGGTATCCGGGCAATTCGGAAGGCAAGGGCGGCATCTACAATTTTGTCACCAAGCGTGGTGACTGCCGTGGCAAGAATTCCAAGATATCCTGGACTCAGGTCGAGACCGGTTCGGCGATCACCTGGAAATATCCGAGCTGCATTCTCCGCGGTGATAACTCTCGCGGCGAGTTCTATTCGATCGCCATTTCGAACGGCTATCAGCAGGTCGATAGCGGCACCAAGATGATCCATCTCGGCAACAACACCACGAGCCGGATCATCTCCAAGGGCATCGCCGCCGGCAAGTCGCAGAACACCTATCGCGGCCTCGTCACGGCCAACCGCAAGGCGAAGAACGCCCGTAACTTCACGGCCTGTGACTCGCTCCTGATCGGCGATCAGTGCGGCGCGCATACGGTGCCTTACATCGAGGCCAAGAATTCCTCGGCTCTGTTCGAGCACGAAGCGACCACCTCGAAGATTTCGGAAGACGTGCTGTTCTACTGCATCCAGCGCGGCCTGAGCCAGGAAGAGGCCGTCGGCCTCGTGGTCAACGGCTTCGTCAAGGACGTGCTGCAGCAGCTCCCGATGGAATTCGCCGTGGAAGCGCAGAAGCTGATCTCGATCAGCCTCGAAGGCAGCGTCGGTTAA
- the sufC gene encoding Fe-S cluster assembly ATPase SufC encodes MPSLLEVKNLQVRVEDREILHGLTLTVNAGEVHAIMGPNGSGKSTLSHVIAGKPGYEVTGGEILFKGEDLLEMEPDERAAKGVFLAFQYPVEIPGVATMTFLRTALNAQRKARGEDEFSTPDFLKKVREVAASLNIPQDMLRRGVNVGFSGGEKKRNEVLQMALFQPSLCILDEMDSGLDIDALRIASEGVNALRTSDRAMVVITHYQRLLNYIVPDHVHVMSKGRVVKTGGKELALELEASGYAQYEDAAA; translated from the coding sequence ATGCCCTCATTGCTCGAAGTCAAAAATCTCCAGGTTCGTGTCGAGGATCGCGAGATTCTCCATGGGCTGACGCTCACCGTGAATGCCGGTGAAGTGCACGCCATCATGGGCCCGAACGGTTCGGGTAAATCGACGCTCAGCCACGTCATCGCCGGCAAGCCGGGCTATGAAGTCACCGGCGGCGAGATCCTGTTCAAGGGCGAAGACCTCCTGGAGATGGAGCCGGACGAGCGCGCCGCCAAGGGCGTGTTCCTGGCGTTCCAGTATCCGGTCGAAATCCCCGGCGTCGCCACCATGACCTTCCTGCGCACCGCGCTGAACGCGCAGCGCAAGGCCCGCGGCGAGGACGAGTTTTCGACCCCGGACTTCCTCAAGAAGGTGCGTGAAGTCGCCGCCTCCCTGAACATCCCGCAGGACATGCTCCGCCGCGGCGTCAATGTCGGCTTCTCCGGTGGTGAGAAGAAGCGCAACGAAGTGCTGCAGATGGCGCTCTTCCAGCCGAGTCTCTGCATCCTCGATGAAATGGACTCCGGTCTCGACATCGACGCGCTGCGCATCGCTTCCGAAGGCGTCAATGCGTTGCGCACCAGCGACCGCGCCATGGTGGTCATCACCCACTATCAGCGCCTGCTGAACTACATCGTGCCGGACCACGTGCACGTGATGTCGAAGGGCCGCGTGGTGAAGACCGGCGGCAAGGAACTGGCGCTCGAACTCGAAGCCTCGGGTTACGCGCAGTACGAAGACGCGGCCGCCTGA
- the sufD gene encoding Fe-S cluster assembly protein SufD, translating to MNVAVAKTTTGATLDGTFAAARGRLPGTGPVTETRQRAFDTFAVGGLPTRRVEEWKYTDLRRLLGDVAPLAAAPDAAALGEARKAVAALKDGDTQKLVLVDGMLAADLSDLSAGNGVTVHALSAVLADEASAARADLLLSKVNDPMLALNAAFATDGVIISVADGTDREKPLQIVHVTTKPKAASFTRSLVRIGNNAKVTLVETFVATEAAKAYQVHDTTVIWVGDNSDLQHVRVMEDALDAASIASAIVTVGAKSKFNTFSLTTGGSVSRYQSFITLAGEGTELSTNSIHLLRGQQHADCTFVIDHATPGCMSRENFRAVLDDHAHSVFQGKINVHQIAQQTDGKMMSRALLLSDDAEIDNKPELEIFADDVQCGHGATVGALDDSLLFYLRARGLPEKEAQSLLIQAFVGEALESIVNDDLRDVAIGAAERWLGTRA from the coding sequence ATGAATGTAGCTGTTGCAAAGACCACGACGGGCGCGACGCTGGACGGCACTTTCGCCGCCGCGCGCGGTCGTCTGCCCGGCACCGGGCCCGTCACCGAGACGCGCCAGCGTGCCTTCGACACCTTTGCCGTGGGCGGCCTGCCGACCCGCCGCGTCGAGGAATGGAAATATACCGACCTGCGCCGTCTGCTCGGCGATGTCGCGCCGCTGGCCGCTGCACCTGATGCGGCGGCGCTCGGCGAAGCCCGCAAGGCTGTTGCGGCGCTGAAGGATGGCGATACGCAGAAACTGGTGCTGGTCGATGGCATGCTTGCCGCCGATCTGTCCGACCTCTCGGCTGGCAATGGAGTGACCGTGCATGCGCTGAGCGCCGTGCTGGCGGATGAGGCGAGTGCTGCGCGCGCTGACCTGCTGCTCAGCAAGGTCAATGATCCCATGCTCGCGCTCAACGCGGCCTTCGCCACCGATGGCGTGATCATCAGCGTGGCCGATGGCACCGACCGTGAAAAGCCGCTGCAGATCGTCCATGTGACGACCAAGCCCAAGGCGGCATCCTTCACGCGCTCGCTGGTCCGCATCGGTAACAATGCCAAGGTGACGCTGGTTGAGACCTTTGTCGCGACCGAGGCCGCAAAAGCTTATCAGGTTCACGACACCACCGTGATCTGGGTCGGCGACAACAGCGACCTGCAGCATGTCCGCGTGATGGAAGACGCTCTCGATGCCGCAAGCATCGCCAGCGCCATCGTCACTGTGGGTGCGAAGTCGAAGTTCAACACGTTCAGCCTGACCACCGGCGGCAGCGTCAGCCGCTATCAGAGCTTCATTACGCTCGCAGGCGAGGGCACCGAGCTCTCCACCAACAGCATCCATCTGCTGCGCGGCCAGCAACATGCCGATTGCACCTTCGTGATCGATCATGCCACGCCGGGCTGCATGAGCCGCGAAAACTTCCGCGCTGTGCTCGATGATCATGCCCACTCCGTATTCCAGGGCAAGATCAACGTGCATCAGATCGCCCAGCAGACCGACGGCAAGATGATGTCGCGCGCGCTGTTGCTCTCGGACGATGCCGAGATCGACAACAAGCCCGAACTCGAAATCTTCGCTGACGACGTGCAGTGCGGCCACGGCGCCACGGTCGGTGCGTTGGACGACAGCCTGCTGTTCTATCTGCGCGCCCGCGGCCTTCCCGAAAAGGAAGCGCAATCGCTGCTGATCCAGGCTTTCGTTGGTGAAGCCCTGGAGTCGATCGTCAATGACGACCTGCGTGACGTCGCCATCGGCGCAGCTGAGCGCTGGTTGGGAACGCGTGCATGA